The Oncorhynchus gorbuscha isolate QuinsamMale2020 ecotype Even-year linkage group LG08, OgorEven_v1.0, whole genome shotgun sequence DNA window TAGCCTcaccattccaggtgaagctggttgagagaatgccaagagtgtgcaaagctgtcaaggcaaaggctggctactttgaagaatctcaaatataaaacattttgatttaacactttttttggttactacatgattccatatgtgttatttcatagttttgatgtctcactattattttacaatgtagaaaatagtaaaccctggaatgagtaggcgtgtccataCTTGTGACTGGTCCTGTATATCTAGTGTTTTAGGGCCAAGAATTTGCAGATTTACTGACAGGTTATCCATTTTTTGTTTGGCtttctagctagctggctaatatTTTTGTTTGAAAAATGCATCTGGACATATTACCAGCTTTTTTGTTTCTCCTGGCTGCCAATTCCCAAGCTTCTGAGAACTATTTTTAGAGGAATGGGAGATGCAGGAATAAATTAGTGCTAAGACAGAGCGCTCGTAGTGAGGACGACTGGCTACTATTCTGAACTTTGTGTGGTGTACTTTCTGGTGTCCAGAGCTTCTGAGGCATCACCCAAATGGGTGCTCCACAGactggaagagaagaagacccgTGGCTATAAGAGTCAGGCTGGTTCCCAGACGTGCCCTCTACAAGATCACCAACAGACTCCATCACCATCCTCTGAACAGCTCTCTCCGCTCAAGCCATGAACTGACCCTCTCCATCTTCAGAGGATGCAGCTTTCAAAGACTTGGCCTCTATTGGTTCACCTATCATGACATAttgcatgttttttttgttgctcttGAAGCACTGAGATTCTATGAAAAGCGCTATAGAAATggtataaattattattattatggaaagagcaggtgttaatgttttgtattctcagtgcatttcaacaacaacaagggCTCAAAATTCAGAGAATTTTCATGTTTATTCATAAAAATGTATGCATTGATAAAAACACGTGCATTGTATTTTCTCTCCAGATGTGTTGTCTCTGGCATAGTCATACAAAAAAATTAAAAGACGATGGACATCCACCTCTTGATAACTGTTCCTTTTAAAATATACAAGCAGGAGGATGTAAACCTGTAACTTTAACTCCCTACAGTATATTAGCACCACTAGTGTAACAGTTGTGGTAGGGTCGCACTGCTCTCACTTTACAGAATAGGAAGGCAAAACTAGCATACTGCGGCTTTTTGCACGAGTGTCTTGACTGTCTTCTCAGGAACTCTCTTTTCTCAGTCATTAGAAAAAGTTTATATTAATTAGGTTGTGTTTCATAATGTGTGGGACGGGCCCCAGCTGGTTTCTCTAGAATGTTCTTTGTCTCGTCATTGTGATTACTTTTCGTTTGCTTTGTTCTGAGGCCCCGGTGTACTCGCTGATGTGTGCGGAGATTACTCTGCTGAGCAAAACACCTCCCACATGTCACACAGTTGTACGGTTTCTCTCCTGTATGAATCCGTTGATGCATCTCCAAGTGACTGACCCTGTCAAAGCTCTTTCCGCAAAAGGTGCAAACAAACCACTTCTCTCTTGCTGGGGTACTCCTTGAGGCTACCTTTGCTGAGTTGAAACCATTTGAGGTAAGTGAGAATACATTGTTTAGCCAAACGTTAGAATATGCTGCACCCTCATTGGTTCGTTTGTCTGACGGCACTCTGGTAGTTGTCccatcctcccttctctctgggtGCATAGTTTGCTCTCTGTGCTGACCTGGTTGTGCCTGAAGAAAATCTATAGGGGTCCTTCTTTGGTCATTCCAAACAGACTGTGCTCGcatctcttctttcattagtctGTTTATGTACCCCATCTCTGATGATGGATCGCTATCAAGACCCTCCACAGCACTTTGAATAAGCTGTATGTCTGTATTTAGATCCTGTGTATATTGTTCTGTACCATATGAGCAATCTGGACCCTCAGAGTCACAGTTGATCTCTGATACAGACGCCCACAGATGACTCTCTCTGCGATCCATGGCAAATTCAGTTTCCTGATGATCTGATAGCTCTGTGCCATGTTCACTTACTGATGTATGTAGTGAAATAACGTCATAATCCTCCTCGTGCTCTGTCTTCACAAACTCTAGTACACTACCCTTCTCTCGCTGGCCAGACCTGTACTGTTCATTGAGCCCCTCTACTGATTCTGCAGGTGGCTGTGGTCTATTTTGATCCAGTTGTTTGTCTTTAGGTGTGATCGCTTTGTCCCTGGCGGTCTGCTCAAATGAAGTCCTTTCACCAGCATCCTCATCAGACCCCTTGGACCCTGAAAGGGAAGTTTTAACTGAACTGTCAGTAGCTATATGTCATAAGCACTGTAAAACAAAGTTGAGAGTGTACTGGACAACTTAACAAAGGTCAACAATAGAACTGAAACCCATTATCTACACTTGCCTGGGAACCTGACCTCGAATTGCATTGAATTCTACGTAGGGCAGAAATGAGTGTTTGAATCTGGAAAGTTTCCCTTCACAACCTCACAAagtcagaatgttgaataaaaat harbors:
- the LOC124041621 gene encoding zinc finger protein 473 homolog, whose product is MLFQENMTNCVTFQTKLSSVMDVLAKAAVTEISKLFDDGFAMLRLEMCHRENEIEALKRKLFMVNERQATSSKPREADNSFTCSSSSRRTEQGSKGSDEDAGERTSFEQTARDKAITPKDKQLDQNRPQPPAESVEGLNEQYRSGQREKGSVLEFVKTEHEEDYDVISLHTSVSEHGTELSDHQETEFAMDRRESHLWASVSEINCDSEGPDCSYGTEQYTQDLNTDIQLIQSAVEGLDSDPSSEMGYINRLMKEEMRAQSVWNDQRRTPIDFLQAQPGQHREQTMHPERREDGTTTRVPSDKRTNEGAAYSNVWLNNVFSLTSNGFNSAKVASRSTPAREKWFVCTFCGKSFDRVSHLEMHQRIHTGEKPYNCVTCGRCFAQQSNLRTHQRVHRGLRTKQTKSNHNDETKNILEKPAGARPTHYETQPN